Genomic DNA from Hyperolius riggenbachi isolate aHypRig1 chromosome 10, aHypRig1.pri, whole genome shotgun sequence:
ccggtcCACAACAATCCTCCGTTACCCCGCTGCGGGTTAGTTTAGTTTTTGTCGACTTGGAGTCAAcgggccactgcacctgtgcagccctggccacacgtatccttcaCGTTCTCCTCCACAATATAAGGGGAATGCGAAGAAGGATAAgcatggccagggctgcacaggcgcagtggcccgctgaCTCtcagtcggcaaaaactaaaataACCCGCAGTGGGGAAACATAGGATCGTTGAGGAGAGGCGtgagacaggacggctgcaggtggctgggagaagccccaggtaagtgaatctcattttaatTCAAAtggttcagattccctttaaaaatctGGAAAGGAGGATAGGGGCTGATGGAGGTTTGGGGAGAGAGAGATTAAAGACAGAGAAAGTGACTGTGTTTGTGTCCACTCTACCTGCTGGACAGGCTCAGCCAGGTCATTTGGATGCTCCTCTCGCCTTGCTGTCATACAGCATAAGCTGTGATAAGTCGTCTGGACCCCTCTCCTCTCCACACTGCTGCCTGGGGGTCTGGGCTTGCTCAGCTTTTCACTGTGTGCATACACCACACAGCAACGACCACTCTCCTCTCTCACCCTGGCTCCTGAAACTCTGCCCATGCAGCAGATCACAGTGTATATTTGAGCTGCAGAGTGTGACTCAGGGACAGTGCGCAGAAGAACACGCTGCTCAGCTCAGAAGCAGCAGTAGCCACAGCACAGACTCCCCGTCAGCTTCTCCCCGAGTACTAACCAGCCAGCGTGGGGGAGAAAATAAACACCATACATCAATCacttgtgattggctggcagtgccGGTGGCCAGCCAATccaggaagggagagagagagctgacagatttattattattatttggtatttatatagcgccaacatctttcgtagcgctgtacagagtatattgacttgtcactaactgtccctcagaggagctcacaatctaattccctaccatagtcctatgtctatattgtgtagtgtatgtgttgcagtctagagccaatttaggggggagccaattaacctatccgtatgttttttgggatgtgggaggaaaccggagtgcccggaggaaacccacacagacacagggagaacatacaaactccttgcagatgttgacctggctgagattcgaaccggggacccagccctgcaaggcgaaagagctaaccactaaccactacgccaccgtgctgcccggcaAATGGCGTGCCGAGACAAAATTAATGCCGACACCGGCTTCATAATAGATTTTCCAGCTGTGCCGGCCAGATTccggctgggtggcaaccctaAGGGTTGGTGAAGACTGCGCAAGTGCTGCCTGGTGACATGCATCATAAATTGTGCACTCACAGCTGGAAGCACTCTGCACATGTGCGCTACATCACAactacatactgcgcatgcgcagtcttcACCAATCCTCCCAACTAGAAAGTAGCGTTGGAGGGTCGATGCACGGTAAAGGAGGTTGCCGGAGTAGAAGGGGaaacggtgggcatgaggagagcccaacACACATACCTGTCCCCCCCCATTCTTAATTTGTGTTATGGGGCTAAGGTATCCTTCAACCACTACAGGACAACAGacttacaccccccctagtgaccaggctatttttttttacaatttagtgctctgcagattTAAAAGATCATTGCAGAGCCATACTACTAAGCATACAAATAAATCCccccactgtccctctttcctcctcatttgtccctctttcaggactgatatataagtctgtgtaaatgtatgtatttttctactgaaaaatgtgtttgactctaaactttattcccatcgtaTTTTCATGAGTTATATGgaggaaaatgaagcaggatagagggaaccagtgtggtttgaaatataaaacaacatatttttctttcgaaatctttatggtatgcatgattaggggtgtgttgggagcgtggttaggggtgtgacaggggcgtagcttaactgtccctctttcttacctcaaaaagttgtgaggtatgctgctgccgctgcccccgcccccctcccctctttttCTTGCCACCTACAGAGCTTtctactgctgctgctactactgtaAGTGCAGTAATTTCACAgtcagaggctgcagttagcctattcaccacaagatggcgaactCCTCTCTCCCAGGTGGAACGCACAGGCAGGAAGTAATGGTTCCACAGACAGGATGTGATGCACATGcaggaagagaagttgcaggcagtggagaggagacgctGTTGGAAGTGGTAATTGTGtgatttatgttatatattgagtagaggtcggggtggacatactttgttacagaggaggtcatagtacacctgtcactatcctgatcatcccccttgaAGTAATTGTCATAGAAGAGACTGCTGTGACTTGCTTGTCCTGCAGTATGGATTggcccccccaccccagtaatgtaaCTTCTAATTTCATTACCTGCATAGCCATGTCctccttgtgccccccccccccccccccattgttatatatgtcccagtacagCTACGTCCTCCCTGCTTCCCCTGCATTGcagttatcctccagtatgtcatTTCCCCCACCCCTGTAATGCCAGTTATTTAATGTCCACAATTCAGtatttctccctccccccccggcCCCCACCTCTATGCAGAGTAGTAAAAGGAAGGATTTACATTGGTTTATAGCTAGCTGTCACAGTGTGTAccagtcctctgctcccattagcctcTCTGCCTAttctctcctcatatcctcatccatataccaccaccagcacttctgtaacatcacaggaatggtaacagtggcaggtggatgtgaggagagaaggccagctggagaggaggcagagggaggacaggactgcagcatgctgtaagtatagtgcacaggtagctaTTATCCAACTTTTTATGCTTTCCTGCAATactcagtgctgtgtaatatgttggcgctttataaatacaataaataataataatactctgcatggccctaccacccacaagtgacagcaattgggactgctggggggagggggatcctgTTTCACCACTGAAAACTGTACAGCCTAGATTATCTTCCCTTTTTATCtatcaaaaggcagcagcatcctgtacagatcacatgaccacatcactgaggatggatgaggaccagagtcacatgactgagatGATATTCAACTTCACCCTGGAAATCATCTGTCTGCTGACtgaagaggtgaggaggattctggcagATCACATGACATTACTCTTATCTctataaataaaacacacacctgactggagaggtgagggcgaTTCTGTGAGGGCAATGggacattattttttatttttttctacacaGAGTTTTTCTCTAGTTAAGtatggtgatcatgtgaccatcacggtacccccacctcactccctgaTCTTTGATGTACATAGCAAGCAGAAGATTTTGGAAATAACCAGGaagatgatgatgctgctgactggagaggtgagaagGGCTgagaattatgggatattatccagtaacagtgACTGTATCTTTGTGTGGGTCAGGTTCCTATGAGGTGTCAGGATATCAccatctatttctccatggagtaTTGGCAACATATAGAAGGGCACAAGGAAATCTACAAGGACACCACGATAGAGAATTAGCCACCCCCAACATCACACCCAAACTATGTGACATTGTTCCCTTCTGTGTATGCTGTTATATGTGTTCATATTTTACATTATCTCTTACTTTGTGCACCTAGGATGGAGAACGTATACATGGaagtgctgtggttaaagaggaagatgaggagatgtatgtgaggagtgatcagcagtctatggaggagggggacatgaggaggacaaataaagaggaagagatgtatgtgaggggtgatcagcagtctgcagaAGAGGGGGATAtattgaggacaattaaagaggaagaagaagagacatatgtgtggcgtgatcagcagtctgtggagaagggtgacatgatgaggacaattaaagaggaagaagaagagacatatgtgaggagtgatcagcagtctgtggagaagggtgacatgatgaggacaattaaagaggaagaagaagagacatatgcgaggagtgatcagcagtctgtggagaagggtgacatgaggaggacaattaaagaggaagaagaagagacatatgtgaggggtgatcagcagtctatggaggagggtgacatgatgaggacaagtaaagaggaggacactGTTACAGAGgacagaacaggtgagtaatcagcatTAAATGTAGAATAAATGTGTATCTGTATTGCTGTTATGACTatcactgctcacagactggccatattagGGGATATGCTATGTACTCATGTAATCTAAAACTATCATTCATGAATATATATGGTGACAGCTTAGTAACAATAGCAGTACAGACATCCTGATGGATTTGGAGTGCCCTGTTttgttctgtggagaggggaggtggtAGATGAGTGAGAAGCATCTCGCTACATCTCACAGTAGAAATACAATGGTAATCAGGTGAGGACTTTTCAACTCCGAGAGTACTAGTACGAATTGTTTAAACTAATAGAAAACTACCATGTGTGATTTAAACTAGTTCTACAAGGCTGTAAcatgctgataatggtcactgtacattactgtatacaAATTAGTCATAGTAATGGTGACTTCTactggtctgtaataagctgataatggtcactgtacattgcaAGTGTGAACGGTGCAGCGTCATAACCTTCCAGTATAACTTGCAgcttggaagtgtgtgtgtggggggggggggggggctggggggcttttctgggAGTCAATGAGATGATTTTTGCGCTTTGGGTAGCCAGTGATGTGTGGATCGAGTGGCGGAGTGCAGCTGTTTGCATGTGGCTCTGGCAGTATGAGCTGATCATCTGGCGTCCCTACATGTCAGAATTTCCAGCGGGTATTACTGGCCTCAGCCTGCGAGGCCGTCTCTCTAttggctccgccccttccagTCACATGCTACTTCCGGGAAGTGGTAAAGTTGCTGGAAATGGCCCTTTTGCTCACTAtgggagagagagacacagcttcTGTTGTGGGATGGTTgtgcatgcagggctgtggagtcggtataaaaatcCACGTACTCCGATTCCTCAGGTTAGTATTCCACTGACTCTGAATTCTTGACGCCGACTcctataatttgcatattacaatcttgttgattggaagtatgcaacatgaaattcgtctcttaactgccaacacttaggaactTTAAaatgcaactgaagtgagagggatatggagactgccatatttattcccttttaaacaataccagtgttaTCTGGATATCCGGTGGatcttctacctctaatacttttagtcacagactaAATCtagtggatcaggccctaggcaatgtaactgtgggtacatgtaaggcccagtgcacaccaaaaccgctagcagatcctcaaaacgctagcggtttttggagctgttttcagagcgattctaggcatgtttagagacgttttctaaatatGCCTAGCATTTTTAGGAGCGttgtgtgtacaaaaaaaaattgtcatttacagagatatttttcccacccagcatgggtatgtgtaaaaatacaccctaaaacacattatactacttctcctgagtacggcgataccacatgtgtgacacttttttgcagcctaggtgcgctaaggggcccaacgtcctatgagtacctttaggatttcacaggtcattttgatgcatttggtttctaaactactcctcacggtttagggcccctaaaatgccagggcagtataggaaccccacaagtgaccccattttagaaagaagacaccccaaggtattccattaggtgtatagtgcgttcatagaagattttatttttttgtcacaagttagtggaaaatgacactttgtgaaaaaaaaacaaaaatcaatttcagctaacctgtgaaaagaaaaaaaatcttctatgaactcaccaggtgctcagaaaagtcagagatgcttttaaaatgggaaaattcactttttgcaccatagtttgtaaacgctatcacttttacccaaaccaataaatttacacttattggattttttttttatcaaagacatgtagcacaatacatttggacaaaaatgtacatacacactttactttatttgaaaaatgtcagcacagaaagttaaaaaaaatcatttttttttttacaaaattcatgtcttttttgatgaatataataaaaactaaaaatcacagcagcaatcaaatagcaccaaaagaaagctgtattagtgacaagaaaaggaggtaaaattcatttaggtggtaggttgtatgactgagcaataaaccgttaaacatGCAgtcgtctgaatggaaaaaaagtgtctggtccttaaggggttttataacTGCAGTCCTTGAGTGGTTAAAaggaaggaaatatggcagcctccatatttttctccctACAGTAGTCCCTTAAAGGACCAGCGCTCCATTGCCTTTAAGGGGGTAGTGTTGCATTACATCATTTCATGTTAGGCTGATGGTATTTTTCATAAAATTATTTTTAGACAGAATCTGGGGAATCTTCTGATAAGCCTTGATCGAAGCGATGCCCAATATGTAATGTTAAACTTTCCATAACTTATCCTAAAACTTTGTGCCTAGTTTGTGTGGAAAAAGTATTGGGGGATCAGGCTGGTCTGTCCCTGCATGAGACCTTACAGGCAGTTAGAGGGGAGAGGAACTCTTCTCTGGTCTCCTTTAAATCTTGTTTGACTGAGGCTGGTCTGTCTATGTCCAAAAGTCCAGCTCCTGTTGCTCCGATTACTGAGGGAAATAATCAGGAGCAGGGAGTAGCCAATCCAGCAGCTAGCTAGTCCAGAAGAGTCAGATtccagagagggagagacaggaacCTGAGGGCTCTTCTGGATTTT
This window encodes:
- the LOC137537103 gene encoding uncharacterized protein, with translation MTTSLRMDEDQSHMTEMIFNFTLEIICLLTEESFSLVKYGDHVTITVPPPHSLIFDVHSKQKILEITRKMMMLLTGEDGERIHGSAVVKEEDEEMYVRSDQQSMEEGDMRRTNKEEEMYVRGDQQSAEEGDILRTIKEEEEETYVWRDQQSVEKGDMMRTIKEEEEETYVRSDQQSVEKGDMMRTIKEEEEETYARSDQQSVEKGDMRRTIKEEEEETYVRGDQQSMEEGDMMRTSKEEDTVTEDRTGE